One segment of Stegostoma tigrinum isolate sSteTig4 chromosome 26, sSteTig4.hap1, whole genome shotgun sequence DNA contains the following:
- the arl6ip4 gene encoding ADP-ribosylation factor-like protein 6-interacting protein 4 isoform X2 — MGHSRTREDSRSRSERGSKSKVRKKEDKKRKQSSESPAAPPKRSRSSAQVHSMAELITPKNKIKAKRHSSSSSSSSHPSSEKERHEERSHSSKKKKDKDRRRKKKRKKEKSKLLKQKTRQELPDNERISREAVTSRLEVEQTEKDEQKARIQAMRPMTKEEWDARQSVIRRVVDPETGRSRVIKGDGEVLEEIVSRERHKEINKLATMGDGFTFQMRMGLNQRQRTKI; from the exons ATGGGTCACAGTCGTACGAGAGAGGATTCGCGAAGTAGGAGTGAACGTGGATCAAAAAGTAAAGTTAGAAAAAAGGAAGataagaaaaggaaacaaagcaGCGAAAGCCCAGCAGCTCCTCCCAAACGTTCGCGAAGCTCAGCTCAGGTGCACAGCATGGCCGAGCTAATTACACCAAAGAATAAAATCAAAGCAAAACGTCACTCATCATCTTCATCTTCATCCTCCCATCCATCATCAGAGAAAGAGAGGCATGAAGAAAGGAGTCACAGTTCAAAAAAGAAGAAAGACAAAGATagaagaagaaagaagaaaaggaaaaaggaGAAAAGCAAACTCTTAAAACAAAAGACAAGGCAGGAACTGCCTGATAATGAGAGGATTTCAAGGGAGGCAGTGACCAGCAGGTTGGAAGTGGAGCAGACTGAAAAAG ATGAGCAGAAAGCTCGAATTCAGGCCATGCGACCAATGACAAAGGAGGAGTGGGATGCCAGGCAAAGTGTCATTCGGCGAGTTGTGGATCCAGAAACTGGCCGGTCAAG GGTTATTAAAGGTgatggtgaagttctggaagaaaTTGTcagcagagagagacacaaagaaaTAAATAAG CTTGCGACAATGGGGGATGGATTCACTTTCCAGATGAGAATGGGCCTAAATCAAAG
- the arl6ip4 gene encoding ADP-ribosylation factor-like protein 6-interacting protein 4 isoform X3: MGHSRTREDSRSRSERGSKSKVRKKEDKKRKQSSESPAAPPKRSRSSAQVHSMAELITPKNKIKAKRHSSSSSSSSHPSSEKERHEERSHSSKKKKDKDRRRKKKRKKEKSKLLKQKTRQELPDNERISREAVTSRLEVEQTEKDEQKARIQAMRPMTKEEWDARQSVIRRVVDPETGRSRVIKGDGEVLEEIVSRERHKEINKLATMGDGFTFQMRMGLNQR, translated from the exons ATGGGTCACAGTCGTACGAGAGAGGATTCGCGAAGTAGGAGTGAACGTGGATCAAAAAGTAAAGTTAGAAAAAAGGAAGataagaaaaggaaacaaagcaGCGAAAGCCCAGCAGCTCCTCCCAAACGTTCGCGAAGCTCAGCTCAGGTGCACAGCATGGCCGAGCTAATTACACCAAAGAATAAAATCAAAGCAAAACGTCACTCATCATCTTCATCTTCATCCTCCCATCCATCATCAGAGAAAGAGAGGCATGAAGAAAGGAGTCACAGTTCAAAAAAGAAGAAAGACAAAGATagaagaagaaagaagaaaaggaaaaaggaGAAAAGCAAACTCTTAAAACAAAAGACAAGGCAGGAACTGCCTGATAATGAGAGGATTTCAAGGGAGGCAGTGACCAGCAGGTTGGAAGTGGAGCAGACTGAAAAAG ATGAGCAGAAAGCTCGAATTCAGGCCATGCGACCAATGACAAAGGAGGAGTGGGATGCCAGGCAAAGTGTCATTCGGCGAGTTGTGGATCCAGAAACTGGCCGGTCAAG GGTTATTAAAGGTgatggtgaagttctggaagaaaTTGTcagcagagagagacacaaagaaaTAAATAAG CTTGCGACAATGGGGGATGGATTCACTTTCCAGATGAGAATGGGCCTAAATCAAAGGTGA